A region of Bacillus sp. SM2101 DNA encodes the following proteins:
- a CDS encoding ECF transporter S component, with protein MNKGLKLTDILVTIVIAIVFGIVYKLWGTFYETIGAFGLQVDQLAYGMWFIAATVAFLVIRKAGVAIIAEMAAASGEFIMGSEYGLEVMLYGLLQGLAAELIFAAARYKRYDILIASLAGAASAVASIGMDFYKGYIGDLAAWNLTLFIGFRVISGIIIAGVFAYYLVKALEATGVTNLVRPASKEDYDALDK; from the coding sequence ATGAACAAAGGTTTAAAATTAACTGATATTTTAGTTACAATAGTCATTGCAATCGTATTTGGAATCGTATACAAATTATGGGGAACATTCTATGAAACGATAGGCGCATTTGGATTACAAGTAGATCAGCTTGCATATGGAATGTGGTTTATAGCAGCAACTGTTGCCTTTTTGGTTATTCGTAAAGCTGGTGTGGCAATTATTGCTGAAATGGCAGCTGCATCTGGTGAATTTATCATGGGATCTGAATACGGATTAGAAGTAATGCTATATGGGTTGTTACAAGGATTAGCTGCAGAACTAATATTTGCAGCAGCACGCTATAAACGCTATGATATCTTAATTGCTTCACTTGCAGGTGCTGCATCAGCAGTAGCATCAATAGGGATGGATTTTTACAAAGGGTATATTGGTGATCTAGCAGCTTGGAATTTAACATTATTCATTGGATTCCGAGTAATCAGTGGGATTATAATAGCTGGTGTTTTTGCATATTATCTCGTTAAGGCTTTGGAAGCAACTGGTGTTACAAATTTAGTTCGTCCTGCATCAAAAGAAGACTATGATGCGTTGGATAAGTAG
- the proS gene encoding proline--tRNA ligase: protein MGKEKKFVEEITSMDQDFAQWYTDIVKKADLIDYSSVRGSMIIRPYGYAIWENIRHILDSKIKETGHENVYMPLFIPEKLLQKEKDHIEGFAPEVAWVTHGGSEELAEKLCVRPTSEVLFCEHYANIIHSYRDLPKLYNQWSNVVRWEKTTRPFLRSLEFLWQEGHTAHATDEEAHEETRKMLDVYTEVCEQVLAIPVIKGQKTEKEKFAGAKFTYTIESLMHDGKALQTGTSHHLGDSFAKAFGIQYTDQSGELQYVHQTSWGITTRLIGALIMVHGDDRGLVLPPNIAPTQVMIVPIAQHKEGVLDKAYELKESLSSDIRIDIDASDKKPGWKFNEHEMKGIPLRLEIGPKDIENKQVVLARRDTGEKEKVPMENLATAISEKLIQIQDHLYHKALLNRQSKTTTVENMVQFENFFSTNNGFVKAMWCGKQSCEEKIKEQTGATSRCIPFEQDKISATCVCCNNEANKMVYWAKAY, encoded by the coding sequence ATGGGTAAAGAAAAAAAATTTGTTGAAGAAATAACATCAATGGATCAGGATTTTGCGCAATGGTATACAGATATTGTTAAGAAAGCTGATTTAATCGATTACTCATCTGTCCGTGGTTCAATGATAATTCGTCCATATGGCTATGCTATATGGGAAAATATTCGTCATATTTTAGATTCAAAAATAAAGGAAACAGGTCATGAAAATGTGTACATGCCATTATTTATACCAGAAAAGCTACTGCAAAAGGAAAAAGATCATATTGAAGGGTTTGCACCTGAAGTAGCGTGGGTTACACATGGAGGCTCTGAAGAATTAGCTGAAAAGCTATGTGTCCGACCAACATCAGAAGTATTGTTCTGTGAGCATTATGCAAATATCATACACTCATATCGTGACCTACCAAAATTATATAATCAGTGGAGTAACGTCGTACGTTGGGAAAAAACTACGAGGCCTTTTCTCAGATCACTTGAGTTCCTTTGGCAAGAAGGTCACACTGCTCATGCAACAGATGAGGAGGCACATGAAGAAACCCGAAAAATGCTGGATGTATATACTGAAGTATGTGAGCAAGTCCTAGCCATACCAGTCATTAAAGGTCAAAAAACGGAAAAAGAAAAATTTGCTGGAGCTAAATTCACGTATACAATAGAAAGTCTTATGCATGATGGCAAGGCGTTACAAACTGGAACATCACATCATCTTGGTGACAGCTTTGCAAAAGCATTTGGCATTCAATATACAGATCAAAGTGGAGAATTACAATACGTTCATCAAACTTCATGGGGAATAACTACGCGTTTAATTGGTGCCCTTATCATGGTCCATGGTGATGATAGAGGGCTAGTGTTACCACCTAATATTGCGCCAACACAAGTAATGATTGTACCTATTGCACAGCATAAAGAAGGTGTACTAGATAAGGCTTATGAACTGAAAGAATCACTTTCCTCTGACATTCGAATTGACATCGATGCTAGCGATAAAAAGCCAGGCTGGAAATTTAATGAACATGAAATGAAAGGGATACCTCTACGTCTTGAAATCGGCCCCAAGGATATTGAGAATAAACAAGTTGTTCTTGCAAGAAGAGATACGGGAGAAAAAGAAAAGGTACCAATGGAGAACTTAGCTACTGCTATTTCAGAAAAATTAATACAAATACAAGATCATTTATATCATAAGGCACTTTTAAATCGTCAATCTAAAACAACAACTGTGGAAAACATGGTGCAATTTGAAAACTTTTTTAGTACTAACAATGGATTTGTTAAGGCCATGTGGTGTGGTAAGCAATCCTGTGAAGAAAAAATTAAAGAACAGACTGGTGCAACTTCTAGATGTATCCCATTTGAACAAGACAAGATTTCAGCAACATGTGTATGTTGTAATAACGAGGCAAACAAAATGGTCTATTGGGCAAAGGCGTATTAA
- a CDS encoding purine/pyrimidine permease, translated as MRLLFSSMQWMIFIITTSVVAPIVIGNSFGLPQAEIATLLQRTLFVLGLSGLLQAVLGHRLPIMEGPAGLWWGVFIVYASIVEAGNLGTYEGLQQLEMGMILSGVLFILLALFKLIDHLKKLFTPIVTGTYLLLLVAQLSGSFMNGIFGVGYKQDSVDFSVAVPTVCVLVITILLAKSRVPFIRRYSVLLSLLIGSLLFAVLRLGKSIPPTTSGISVPQIFAWGMPQLNSGMIITSIMIGLLLLTNMLASIYVVEKELQEHTKNYEAVNYNKASFVMGINQWLGGIFSAIGSVPISGSAGFIAMTKIINRLPFILGNVFIILLSFFPMFTTYAAMIPEPVGYAILFYPFTIMIGLALKDYQSTQLGDREYFIIGLSLLVGIGLLFIPGQAINELPSMLRPIINNGLVVGTVICITLDQVIKKQTSVSY; from the coding sequence ATGAGGTTATTATTTTCATCAATGCAATGGATGATTTTTATAATTACAACAAGTGTTGTGGCTCCTATAGTTATTGGAAATTCCTTTGGGTTACCCCAAGCAGAAATCGCTACATTACTACAAAGAACATTATTCGTTTTAGGTCTTTCAGGTCTATTACAAGCAGTATTAGGTCATCGTTTACCGATTATGGAAGGTCCCGCAGGGTTATGGTGGGGTGTGTTTATCGTTTATGCGAGTATCGTTGAAGCTGGAAATCTTGGGACATATGAGGGTTTACAACAGCTTGAAATGGGGATGATACTAAGCGGAGTTTTATTTATCTTATTAGCTCTTTTTAAATTGATCGATCATTTGAAGAAACTGTTTACTCCAATTGTCACAGGAACTTATTTATTATTGTTAGTTGCACAACTAAGTGGTTCGTTTATGAACGGTATTTTTGGTGTAGGGTATAAACAAGATTCAGTAGATTTTTCGGTCGCTGTTCCTACGGTTTGTGTTTTAGTTATAACGATATTATTGGCAAAAAGTCGTGTGCCGTTTATTCGAAGATATTCTGTTTTACTTAGTTTACTCATTGGATCACTTCTGTTTGCTGTGCTTCGGCTAGGAAAAAGTATTCCGCCGACCACAAGTGGTATTTCAGTACCACAGATTTTTGCTTGGGGAATGCCACAATTGAATAGCGGGATGATTATTACTTCCATTATGATAGGCTTACTATTATTAACAAATATGCTTGCCTCGATTTATGTTGTAGAAAAAGAGCTACAAGAACATACAAAAAATTATGAAGCTGTAAACTACAATAAAGCAAGCTTTGTTATGGGGATAAACCAGTGGTTAGGTGGTATTTTTTCTGCAATTGGTAGTGTACCGATTTCTGGATCAGCTGGATTTATTGCAATGACCAAAATTATTAATCGCTTACCATTTATTTTAGGAAATGTATTTATCATTTTACTTAGTTTCTTCCCGATGTTTACTACATATGCTGCTATGATTCCCGAACCAGTTGGCTATGCAATTTTATTTTACCCATTTACTATCATGATTGGTTTAGCATTAAAAGATTACCAATCTACACAATTAGGAGATAGAGAATATTTTATTATTGGGCTTTCATTATTGGTTGGCATTGGTTTATTGTTTATCCCTGGACAAGCAATAAATGAACTTCCATCCATGTTAAGACCAATAATAAATAACGGATTAGTAGTAGGCACAGTTATATGTATTACTTTAGATCAAGTGATAAAAAAACAAACTTCCGTGTCATATTAA
- the aroA gene encoding 3-phosphoshikimate 1-carboxyvinyltransferase encodes MKNSLLDMKARSPWSSLKDKNVIKISPKIGNVNGIVTIPGSKSFTNRALILSALATGKSVISGVLKSDDSYWCLETLRNLGVGISINDDIVSIEGLNGMWSERGEPLYIGAAGTIARFLPGVLAIANKGSWEIHASKRMSERPIKPLIDALLQTKASIKYLGQEGYYPLMVKGSGFKGGNIPISGALSSQFISGLLLAAPYAKETVNIAILDHIVQKSYVNITLDLMEKFGAEIQYDKNLSHIKIEPKRYVAQHIHIEPDISTASYFLALAAITNGRIRIPNINYQTKQPDIQLTDILARMGCKVTKGANFIEVQGPPRLKGGFEISMKEMSDQALTVAVIAPFADGPITIKEVAHIRHHESDRINAICTSLSKLNIKVTEFEDGLTVYPGEPTPTLLQSYDDHRVAMALSLIGSRVEGIMIENPGCVSKTCPTYFDLLKELGLGVS; translated from the coding sequence ATGAAGAACTCATTATTAGACATGAAGGCTAGGTCTCCTTGGTCCTCATTAAAAGACAAAAATGTAATAAAGATTTCTCCAAAAATCGGTAACGTAAATGGTATAGTAACGATCCCAGGTAGTAAAAGCTTTACTAATAGAGCATTGATTTTAAGTGCTTTAGCTACTGGGAAATCTGTCATTTCAGGTGTACTAAAAAGTGATGATTCGTATTGGTGCCTAGAAACATTGCGTAATTTAGGGGTAGGCATTTCGATTAATGATGATATAGTGTCAATCGAAGGATTAAACGGCATGTGGTCAGAAAGAGGTGAACCTCTATACATCGGTGCTGCTGGCACCATTGCAAGATTTTTACCAGGTGTGTTAGCGATAGCCAATAAGGGATCTTGGGAAATACATGCTAGCAAAAGAATGAGTGAGCGGCCTATAAAGCCATTAATAGATGCGCTATTACAAACGAAGGCTAGCATAAAATACTTGGGACAAGAAGGATACTATCCTCTAATGGTAAAAGGATCAGGCTTTAAAGGAGGAAATATTCCAATTTCGGGTGCATTATCAAGTCAATTTATTAGTGGTTTATTGTTAGCTGCACCTTATGCAAAAGAAACTGTTAACATAGCAATATTAGATCACATTGTTCAAAAGTCCTATGTAAATATTACACTTGATTTAATGGAAAAATTCGGTGCAGAAATTCAATATGATAAAAACCTTAGCCATATAAAAATTGAGCCAAAGAGATATGTAGCTCAACACATTCATATAGAGCCCGACATATCTACAGCAAGTTATTTCTTAGCTTTAGCTGCGATAACTAATGGAAGAATACGTATACCAAATATCAATTATCAAACGAAGCAGCCTGATATTCAATTAACTGATATTTTGGCTCGTATGGGCTGTAAGGTGACAAAAGGAGCTAATTTTATCGAAGTACAAGGACCACCGAGGTTAAAGGGAGGCTTCGAAATTAGCATGAAAGAGATGTCAGATCAAGCATTAACCGTTGCAGTAATTGCACCGTTTGCTGACGGACCAATTACCATTAAAGAAGTAGCTCATATTAGACATCATGAATCAGATCGAATAAATGCCATTTGTACATCTCTTTCAAAACTAAATATTAAAGTGACAGAATTTGAAGATGGTTTGACTGTCTATCCAGGAGAACCAACCCCAACATTATTACAATCTTACGATGACCATAGAGTCGCCATGGCTCTATCACTGATTGGCTCTCGTGTTGAAGGAATTATGATTGAAAATCCGGGATGTGTTTCAAAAACATGTCCAACTTATTTTGATCTATTAAAAGAGCTAGGACTAGGTGTATCTTAG
- the thiM gene encoding hydroxyethylthiazole kinase gives MEIASIVSALNKVRERQPLVHNITNVVVTNFTANGLLAVGASPVMAYAKQEVADMAKIAGALVLNIGTLNETEIEAMIIAGKSANEHGVPVVFDPVGAGATAYRTETAKRIINEVQVAIVRGNAAEVANVIDEKWNIKGVDAGEGAGDVVDLAKKAALKLNTTVVITGQSDVITNGKTTYTVNNGHQMLTKVTGTGCLLTSVIGAFAAVEQDVVKAAVSAVAYYCVAAEVAYEKQGMNGVGSFQIELLNQLHKVNKEELVNKVNFHKK, from the coding sequence ATGGAAATTGCAAGTATTGTTTCAGCCTTAAATAAAGTAAGAGAACGACAGCCACTTGTGCATAATATTACTAATGTTGTCGTTACTAATTTTACGGCTAATGGGTTGTTAGCAGTTGGAGCATCGCCAGTGATGGCATATGCAAAGCAGGAAGTTGCGGATATGGCAAAAATAGCAGGTGCACTCGTCTTAAACATCGGAACCTTAAACGAAACTGAGATTGAAGCAATGATTATAGCAGGAAAATCAGCAAATGAACATGGTGTGCCAGTCGTATTTGACCCAGTTGGTGCTGGAGCAACAGCGTATCGAACAGAAACAGCTAAGCGTATTATAAACGAAGTACAGGTAGCAATCGTACGTGGTAATGCCGCTGAGGTTGCAAACGTCATTGATGAAAAATGGAATATAAAAGGTGTAGATGCTGGAGAAGGTGCTGGTGATGTAGTAGATTTAGCAAAAAAAGCAGCACTAAAATTGAATACAACAGTTGTCATTACAGGACAAAGTGATGTCATTACAAACGGAAAGACGACTTATACAGTGAACAACGGTCATCAAATGTTAACAAAAGTTACAGGAACAGGCTGTTTACTCACTTCAGTGATTGGTGCTTTTGCAGCAGTAGAACAGGATGTTGTTAAAGCAGCGGTATCGGCAGTGGCATATTATTGTGTTGCTGCAGAAGTAGCTTATGAGAAACAAGGTATGAATGGTGTTGGCAGCTTCCAAATTGAATTATTGAATCAACTACATAAAGTTAATAAAGAAGAATTAGTAAACAAGGTAAACTTTCATAAAAAATAA
- a CDS encoding energy-coupling factor transporter transmembrane component T → MQFDFTYKETWLHKINPSLKLITMMILFLSVLLIHNINFMINYTIITLILFILFSGHPLKRVLLIFIPFIFIFVTTATSMIFFGKGDTTWFKWGLVHITEESFFRGLHIGFRALTFACLGITFALTTRPVFLFYSLMQQLKLSPKYAYSFMAGLRLIPIMIDEFQTIRYAMKVRGVESKRGMKGFYEKLRSYAIPMLSQSIRRAHRIAVAMEAKRFSQVENRTYYYHISFSKFDISFVIYFVTMISVAYIISNQYPYFPITDVRYN, encoded by the coding sequence ATGCAATTTGATTTTACCTATAAAGAAACTTGGCTTCATAAAATTAATCCTAGTTTAAAATTGATCACCATGATGATATTATTTTTGTCAGTTTTATTAATCCATAACATTAACTTTATGATCAATTATACAATTATTACACTAATATTGTTTATACTATTTTCTGGCCATCCATTGAAAAGGGTATTGCTTATTTTCATACCTTTTATATTTATTTTTGTTACAACAGCAACGTCAATGATTTTCTTCGGTAAGGGGGATACGACGTGGTTTAAATGGGGACTTGTTCATATTACAGAAGAGAGCTTCTTTCGTGGGCTTCATATAGGATTTCGAGCATTAACCTTTGCTTGCCTTGGCATCACATTTGCTTTGACGACTCGACCGGTTTTCCTTTTTTATTCGTTGATGCAGCAATTGAAGCTCTCACCAAAATACGCTTATAGTTTTATGGCTGGCCTGCGCCTTATCCCAATCATGATCGATGAGTTTCAAACAATACGCTATGCAATGAAAGTTAGGGGAGTGGAATCAAAGCGTGGGATGAAAGGTTTTTATGAAAAACTTCGTTCTTATGCTATACCGATGTTGTCACAAAGTATTCGTCGTGCACACCGCATTGCAGTAGCAATGGAAGCAAAGAGATTTTCACAAGTGGAAAATAGAACATATTACTATCACATATCGTTTTCCAAATTTGATATATCATTTGTCATTTACTTTGTTACGATGATTTCTGTTGCTTATATCATAAGTAACCAGTATCCATATTTTCCAATTACAGATGTGAGGTACAATTAA
- the tenA gene encoding thiaminase II, with product MKFSKKIREEADQIWQRSFDHPFVKELADGTLSFDRFRYYVLQDSYYLSHFARVQTLAAAQATDLKIVSQMASHAMGTNEAELSLHKDFMVQLGITEEEKANFKPAPTAYAYTSHMYRAAHTGHIGDTIAALLPCYWLYYEIGEQLVHANPTEPIYQQWIQTYGGDWFRKLVEEVIDLLDDIADQVTEADRERMQEHFIISSQYELLFWEMAYTQETWPISAMSTSK from the coding sequence ATGAAGTTTTCCAAAAAAATTAGAGAAGAAGCAGACCAAATTTGGCAGAGGAGCTTTGATCATCCATTTGTGAAAGAGCTTGCAGATGGGACATTATCATTTGACCGCTTTCGCTATTATGTTCTACAAGATTCTTATTACTTAAGTCATTTTGCAAGAGTGCAAACATTAGCAGCAGCACAAGCAACTGATCTAAAAATAGTGAGCCAAATGGCATCTCATGCGATGGGTACGAATGAAGCTGAATTATCTCTTCATAAGGACTTTATGGTTCAGCTAGGTATCACCGAAGAGGAAAAAGCTAATTTTAAACCAGCTCCAACAGCATACGCATACACTTCTCATATGTATCGTGCAGCACATACTGGGCATATAGGAGACACAATCGCTGCTTTGTTACCATGCTACTGGTTATATTATGAGATTGGAGAGCAGCTCGTTCATGCAAATCCAACTGAACCTATATACCAACAATGGATTCAAACATATGGTGGTGATTGGTTCCGCAAATTAGTTGAAGAAGTCATCGATTTGCTTGATGATATTGCTGATCAAGTAACAGAAGCTGATAGAGAAAGAATGCAGGAGCACTTTATCATTAGTAGTCAATATGAACTATTGTTTTGGGAGATGGCATATACACAAGAAACCTGGCCTATTTCAGCAATGTCAACATCCAAATAA
- a CDS encoding YhcN/YlaJ family sporulation lipoprotein, translated as MKQLKLLSVAMLSVPLLFACNTAPNEEAIDVRDNNTLRNVTYNENRAVRRNIAYEGNLANRNVTYDRMRVNNANNRTNTANETRMEVAQDAADRITAMKEVRRANVIVTNNNAYVAATLNDNTTGTTTKKLESRIADKVRAQDKNIDNVYVSTNPDFINRMTDYGNRINRGEPVEGFFTDFNETVRRVFPTAR; from the coding sequence TTGAAACAGCTGAAGCTATTATCGGTAGCGATGCTATCGGTTCCTTTATTATTTGCTTGTAATACTGCACCTAATGAAGAAGCAATAGATGTTAGGGATAATAACACTTTACGAAATGTCACTTATAATGAAAACCGCGCAGTTAGGCGTAATATAGCATACGAAGGAAATCTTGCTAATCGTAATGTGACCTACGATAGAATGCGTGTTAATAATGCAAACAATCGTACAAATACTGCAAATGAAACACGTATGGAAGTGGCACAAGACGCAGCAGATCGCATCACTGCAATGAAAGAGGTAAGAAGAGCCAATGTTATTGTTACTAACAATAATGCTTATGTAGCAGCAACATTAAATGACAATACAACAGGGACTACAACGAAAAAGCTGGAAAGCCGTATAGCTGATAAGGTTAGAGCTCAAGATAAAAATATTGATAATGTTTATGTGTCGACAAATCCTGATTTCATTAATCGTATGACTGATTATGGTAACAGGATAAATAGAGGTGAACCAGTAGAAGGATTTTTTACAGATTTTAACGAAACAGTTAGAAGAGTATTTCCAACCGCTCGATAA
- a CDS encoding 5'-methylthioadenosine/adenosylhomocysteine nucleosidase produces the protein MKKIAIIGAMQVEIDLLKKEMEILVEHKIAGFSFYEGTLFHQPVILTRCGVGKVNAASCTQILIDKFEIDAIINTGVAGSLRDDIKVCDIVVSSDVTHHDVRSSQMKNLFPYQEAFYANKQLIDCAITTCDSLKSTAYHIGRIVSGECFVEDSKIKETIIDTYSPACVEMEGSSIGHVAFLNNIPFLIIRCISDSADEQASLSYDSFEKIAGEKSSTIVMNMIKNISSVVM, from the coding sequence TTGAAAAAAATAGCTATTATCGGAGCAATGCAGGTTGAGATTGACCTGCTCAAAAAAGAAATGGAAATCCTCGTAGAACACAAAATTGCAGGTTTTTCTTTTTATGAAGGAACTCTTTTTCATCAGCCTGTTATACTTACTCGCTGTGGAGTGGGCAAAGTAAATGCAGCTTCTTGTACACAGATTTTAATAGATAAGTTTGAGATTGACGCGATTATTAATACTGGCGTGGCTGGTAGTTTACGAGATGATATAAAAGTTTGTGACATTGTTGTTTCGTCAGATGTAACTCATCATGATGTGAGAAGTTCTCAAATGAAAAATCTTTTCCCTTACCAAGAAGCATTTTATGCAAATAAACAACTAATAGACTGCGCGATTACAACCTGTGATTCACTAAAATCGACAGCATATCATATAGGTAGAATTGTTAGCGGCGAATGTTTTGTTGAAGACAGTAAAATAAAAGAAACCATCATTGATACATACTCACCTGCTTGTGTTGAAATGGAGGGTTCATCAATTGGTCATGTAGCCTTTTTAAACAATATCCCATTTCTTATCATTAGGTGTATATCCGATAGTGCTGATGAACAAGCTTCATTATCATATGATTCCTTTGAAAAAATTGCAGGAGAAAAGTCTTCAACGATAGTAATGAATATGATAAAAAATATATCATCTGTAGTAATGTAA
- a CDS encoding ABC transporter ATP-binding protein — MQEITSVKNLRLKFTGSASLLFKDVSSSFYEGEKVLILGPSGCGKSTLLQVLSGIIPNSIEVPIKADEIITPESWGYVFQDPDTQFCMPFVDEEIAFVLENLRVKRKDMPEKIREYVNMVKLEVDDLHTSIQTLSGGMKQRLAIASVMALQPEVLFLDEPTAMLDPKGTKQIWDTIKDVSRDKTVIVVEHNIDHVLDFIERIILFNEHGEIVADGPKEYVLSTYKQELIDQGIWYPDAWHDYIDRTTKQIPTVPVLEESFVSVSQFKGYRGKNVKIDINNANISEGEWITIVGENGAGKSTLLHSLMQLIKTTGNYTIEGRQVKEIGKLTDYLTFVFQNPEFQFVTNSVYDEIAFSLHLDKLDDHAIDEKVTTLLHEFRLNEQRDQHPYQLSMGQKRRLSVAAAIVKEQQIVLLDEPTFGQDAKNTFAILELIEHWRKQGTIVLMVTHSMEIAKYFATRVWLVDDGELIFDGTSQQFFQRQTKELSISR, encoded by the coding sequence ATGCAAGAAATCACAAGTGTGAAAAACTTACGCTTAAAGTTTACTGGGAGTGCATCTTTATTATTTAAAGATGTCTCCTCTTCTTTTTATGAAGGGGAAAAAGTATTAATCCTAGGCCCTTCGGGTTGCGGAAAATCTACGCTTTTGCAAGTGTTATCAGGAATCATTCCAAATTCGATTGAAGTACCTATTAAAGCTGATGAAATTATTACACCGGAATCTTGGGGATATGTTTTTCAAGATCCGGACACGCAATTTTGTATGCCTTTCGTTGATGAAGAAATTGCATTTGTGTTGGAAAATTTGAGGGTTAAGCGCAAGGATATGCCCGAAAAAATTCGCGAATATGTAAATATGGTAAAGCTTGAAGTAGATGACCTCCATACATCAATACAAACGTTATCAGGAGGAATGAAGCAACGCTTAGCGATTGCTTCAGTGATGGCCCTTCAACCTGAAGTATTATTTTTAGATGAGCCGACGGCTATGCTTGACCCAAAAGGGACGAAACAAATATGGGATACGATAAAAGATGTGAGCCGTGACAAAACGGTTATCGTCGTTGAACATAATATTGACCATGTATTAGATTTTATCGAACGAATTATTTTGTTTAATGAACATGGAGAAATCGTGGCAGATGGTCCTAAAGAGTATGTGCTGTCTACATATAAACAAGAGCTAATTGACCAAGGTATATGGTATCCTGATGCCTGGCATGACTATATTGACAGAACTACAAAGCAAATTCCTACTGTACCTGTTTTGGAAGAATCATTTGTTAGCGTTTCACAATTCAAAGGGTATCGTGGAAAAAATGTGAAAATTGATATAAACAACGCAAATATCTCTGAGGGTGAATGGATTACGATCGTTGGTGAGAATGGTGCTGGCAAAAGTACGTTACTTCACTCACTTATGCAACTGATAAAAACGACAGGTAATTATACAATCGAAGGAAGACAAGTAAAGGAAATAGGTAAATTAACGGATTACTTAACATTTGTTTTTCAAAATCCCGAATTTCAATTTGTCACAAATTCAGTATATGATGAAATTGCCTTTTCATTGCACTTAGATAAGCTGGATGACCATGCTATAGATGAAAAAGTGACCACCTTGTTACATGAATTTCGTTTGAATGAGCAAAGAGATCAACACCCATATCAATTATCAATGGGGCAAAAGAGGAGGCTTAGTGTAGCTGCTGCAATTGTTAAAGAACAGCAAATTGTGTTGTTAGATGAGCCTACCTTTGGGCAGGATGCAAAGAATACATTTGCAATCTTAGAGCTAATCGAGCATTGGCGAAAGCAAGGAACGATTGTTTTAATGGTTACACATAGCATGGAAATCGCGAAATACTTTGCGACTAGGGTTTGGCTGGTTGATGATGGTGAACTTATTTTTGATGGTACTTCTCAACAATTTTTCCAAAGACAAACGAAAGAATTATCAATCAGCAGATAG
- a CDS encoding SDR family oxidoreductase → MEKVLVAGATGFLGRHVVKVLKKEGYHVSVVVRNKDKLKRRGNYMEPAIDKEVDRVITAEVTNPITLEGICEGIDYVFSSVGITRQRDGLTFHEVDYQGNTNLLREAEKSNVKKFMYIHVFRGDVFEGPMTEAKEKFAKELISSKLAHLVIRPTGYFSDMTEFVNLALKGRAFLIGKGMNKLNPIHGEDLAKFCVESFELYSNEVLDVGGPEILTHQQIAKIAFKVIGEKEKITYLPAVLFPPMLKVYKMINKQQYGIFLFFYQGVIQNMIAPKYGSLSLEDFFVQYLNER, encoded by the coding sequence ATGGAGAAAGTTTTAGTTGCTGGAGCAACTGGTTTTTTAGGACGTCATGTAGTAAAGGTTTTAAAAAAAGAAGGTTATCATGTAAGTGTCGTAGTTAGGAATAAAGATAAACTGAAACGACGAGGTAATTATATGGAACCTGCAATTGATAAAGAAGTGGATCGTGTTATAACCGCTGAGGTTACGAATCCAATTACGCTTGAAGGGATCTGTGAAGGAATAGATTATGTTTTTTCTTCAGTTGGCATTACAAGGCAAAGGGATGGTTTAACATTTCACGAAGTTGATTATCAAGGCAATACCAATTTATTGAGGGAAGCAGAAAAAAGCAATGTAAAAAAATTTATGTATATTCACGTATTCCGTGGTGATGTTTTTGAAGGACCTATGACAGAAGCGAAAGAAAAATTTGCTAAAGAGTTAATCAGTTCTAAATTGGCGCATTTAGTTATTAGGCCAACAGGGTATTTTTCTGATATGACTGAATTTGTCAATTTAGCTTTAAAAGGTAGAGCTTTTTTAATTGGTAAGGGAATGAATAAATTAAATCCTATTCACGGGGAAGACTTGGCAAAATTTTGTGTGGAATCTTTTGAACTCTATTCTAATGAGGTTTTGGATGTAGGGGGGCCTGAAATATTAACCCATCAACAAATTGCTAAAATAGCTTTTAAAGTTATAGGAGAAAAAGAAAAGATAACATACTTACCAGCAGTGTTATTTCCACCCATGTTAAAAGTTTATAAAATGATAAATAAGCAACAATACGGTATATTTTTATTTTTTTATCAAGGGGTGATTCAAAATATGATCGCTCCTAAATATGGTTCCTTGTCGTTGGAAGATTTTTTTGTACAATATTTGAATGAGAGATAG